CTGGCTGGTGCCCTCGTAGATTTGAATGAGCTTGGCGTCGCGCATCAGCTTCTCCACCGGGTACTCCTTGATGTAGCCGTAGCCGCCGTAGACCTGCACGGCGTCGGTGGCGACCTTCATGGCCATGTCGGCGGCGAAGCACTTGGCGTAGGAGGACTGCAGGGAGGCGCGCTGACCCTGGTCCAACAGCCACGCGCTCTGGTGGCACAGCAGGCGCGCGGCCTGGGTGTTCATGGCCATGTCGGCGAGCATGAACTGGATGCCCTGGTGCTCGCGGATGGGCTTGCCGAACGTCTTGCGCTGGGCGGAGTACTCCAGCGAGTGCTCGAGCGCGGCGCGGGCGATGCCCACCGAGAGGATGGCGGTGATGGGACGGCTGTTGTCCAGCGTCTCCATGGCGATGCGCCAGCCCTCGCCCTCCTCGCCGATGCGGTTGGCCACCGGGACGCGCACGTCCTCGAAGGTGAGCGCCACGGTGTCGCTGGCGCGCTGGCCCATCTTGTTCTCGTGCTTGCCCACGGACAGGCCCTTGGGACGGCCCTCCACCACGAAGCACGTAATGCCCTTGTGCTTCTTGGACTTATCCATCGTGGCGAACACGGTGTACTGGTCCGCGTGGCCGCCGTTGGTGATGAAGCACTTGGAGCCGTTGAGCACGTAGTGGTCGCCGTCCCGCACGGCCGTGGTGCTCATGTTGGCCACGTCCGAGCCCGCCTCCGGCTCGGTGAGGCAGAAGGAGGCCAGCTTGAACTTCTCGGTGAAGGGCTTGAGCAGGCGCTGCTTCTGCTCCTCGCTGGCGCCCACGATGATGGGCAGGTTGGCCAGGTCATTGGCCGTGATGGAGGTGGCCATGCCCGCGCAGCCCCAGGCCAGCTCCTCGTACGCCAGCAGCTGATCCACGTGCGACATGCCCAGGCCGCCGTACGCCTCGGGAATGGCCATGTTCAGCAGGCCATTCTCCCAGGCCGACATGATGACCTCCCGGGGGAACTGGGAGGTCTCATCGTGGTGCGCCGCCTTGGGGCGGATCACCTCGCGGGCGAACTTGCGCGCCATCTCCTGCAGGGCGCGCTGGGATTCAGTGAGCTGGAAGTCCATGGTTCCTCGCTGATGTGGGAGAGGGAACTACACGTTCCCTGATTCCAGAATCAACGAATACCCCGGACCGGGGAATTGCGCCAGCACACCGCGCCCGGCAAGGACTGCGAAAGGGCTACGGCTTGGCGGACTTGGGGACCTTCTCCCAGTCGGCGAGGAACTTCTTGATGCCAATGTCGGTCAGCGGATGGTTGGCCAGCTGGGTGATGACGCTGTAGGGGAGCGTGGCCACGTGGGCGCCCATGCGAGCGGCCTGGAGCACGTGGACGGGGTTGCGGATGCTGGCCACCAGCACCTGCGTGGTGAAGTCGTAGTTCTGGTAGATCTCGATGATGTGGGCGATGAGCTCCATGCCGTCCTGGGAGATGTCATCCAGGCGGCCCACGAAGGGCGAGATGTAGGTGGCGCCGGCCTTGGCGGACAGCAGCGCCTGGTTGGCCGAGAAGCAGAGGGTCACGTTGGTGCGGATGCCCTCGGCGGTGAGCGCCTTGACGGCCTTCATGCCCTCCACGCCCATGGGAATCTTCACCACGACGTTGTCGTGGATCTTGGCCAGCCCGCGGCCCTCCTTGATGAGCTCGGGAGCCTCGAGCGAGACGCACTCGGCGCTCACGGGGCCATCCACGATGGAGCAGATTTCACGGATGGTCTCCTCGAGGCCACGGCCCACCTTGGCCAGCAGCGACGGGTTGGTGGTGACGCCATCCAGCACGCCCATGTCGTGGGCCTTGCGAATCTCCGCGACGTCGGCGGTATCGATGAAGAACTTCATCTCGTCCCCTCTCCAGTTCAGTTCAGGCAGGACGCCTGTAGTGGACAACGCGCGGTGGCAGGAGGTGCGCTCCCGTCTGCCCGCCGGGCGTGCAGGCGCGTAGCCGATGCCCCCCGGTGCGTCAAGCTGGCAGGCCCGGGTGGGCTGGGGGTACAAGGGCGGCCCATGGCCCGAGCCACTCGAAGCACCGCCCGGAAGCCCCGCCTCCGCGCCATTCCCGGACACGCCACGCCCGCCGCCGGGCCCACGCTCCCGGCCTCCCCCGTGTCCTCCGAGGACGAGCGGGAGGCCACGCTCGCCTATGCGCGCAGCGTGCTCGAGGCCGAGGCGCAGGCCATCCTGGGGTTGATGGGGCGGCTGGGCGACTCCTTCCTGAGGGCGCTCGAGCTGGTGCGCGACTCGGTGCAGACGGTGGTGACGGGGGTGGGCAAGGCGGGGCTGATCGGCCAGAAGCTGTCGGCCACGCTGGCCTCCACGGGCATCCGCTCCGTCTTCCTGCACCCCACCGAGGCCGTGCACGGAGACCTGGGCCGGGTGGGCCGGGGCGACGTCATCCTCGCGCTGTCCAACAGCGGCGCCACCGAGGAGCTGGTGCGGCTGCTGCCCTCCTTCAAGCGCCTGGGCGCCCCCGTCATCGCGATCACCGGTGACGCGGAGAGCCCCCTGGCGCGCGGCGCGGACGTGGTGCTGGACATCGGCCGGATTGAAGAGGCCTGCCCCATGGGCATGGTGCCCACCGCGTCCACGGCGGCGCTGCACGCCATTGGCGACGCGCTGGCCATGGCGGTGCTGCGCGCGCGGCCCTTCGGCTCAGCCGAGTACGCGCTGCTGCACCCGGGCGGGAAGATTGGCCGCTC
The sequence above is drawn from the Archangium gephyra genome and encodes:
- a CDS encoding acyl-CoA dehydrogenase family protein, which encodes MDFQLTESQRALQEMARKFAREVIRPKAAHHDETSQFPREVIMSAWENGLLNMAIPEAYGGLGMSHVDQLLAYEELAWGCAGMATSITANDLANLPIIVGASEEQKQRLLKPFTEKFKLASFCLTEPEAGSDVANMSTTAVRDGDHYVLNGSKCFITNGGHADQYTVFATMDKSKKHKGITCFVVEGRPKGLSVGKHENKMGQRASDTVALTFEDVRVPVANRIGEEGEGWRIAMETLDNSRPITAILSVGIARAALEHSLEYSAQRKTFGKPIREHQGIQFMLADMAMNTQAARLLCHQSAWLLDQGQRASLQSSYAKCFAADMAMKVATDAVQVYGGYGYIKEYPVEKLMRDAKLIQIYEGTSQVQRLVIARELFK
- the fsa gene encoding fructose-6-phosphate aldolase — encoded protein: MKFFIDTADVAEIRKAHDMGVLDGVTTNPSLLAKVGRGLEETIREICSIVDGPVSAECVSLEAPELIKEGRGLAKIHDNVVVKIPMGVEGMKAVKALTAEGIRTNVTLCFSANQALLSAKAGATYISPFVGRLDDISQDGMELIAHIIEIYQNYDFTTQVLVASIRNPVHVLQAARMGAHVATLPYSVITQLANHPLTDIGIKKFLADWEKVPKSAKP
- a CDS encoding KpsF/GutQ family sugar-phosphate isomerase, whose protein sequence is MARATRSTARKPRLRAIPGHATPAAGPTLPASPVSSEDEREATLAYARSVLEAEAQAILGLMGRLGDSFLRALELVRDSVQTVVTGVGKAGLIGQKLSATLASTGIRSVFLHPTEAVHGDLGRVGRGDVILALSNSGATEELVRLLPSFKRLGAPVIAITGDAESPLARGADVVLDIGRIEEACPMGMVPTASTAALHAIGDALAMAVLRARPFGSAEYALLHPGGKIGRSVMRVFELMRSGPSNPVVRDNAKLSEAVVVMTNTPGRPGATNVVDRQGRLVGIFTDGDLRRLVEQGRTNFDVPIREVMGKRPRCVGPEVLVLEATKLMREFRVDQLPVVDAEGKAVGLLDVQDLLAARYF